AAGTTTTGTCGGATACGACCTTCACTATCTCTTTTGATGGTGATGCTATTGTGGCACAGGACGGGGATATACCGTATTGTGCCGCATAAATGTATCAATAAGTAAAGTAACAAGCAATAATAATAAATTACCTAATTGTTGTTAACTAGAATAAACCGATGATGATTATAATATTTTGTGTCAGTGGCGTGAAAACTTGACTAATAATTTTGGTGATTGAAGCTAAAGTTTTCAGTTAACTTAATCCGATGACATTAGAATAAAGTAAATAAGCTAATTTTTATATGATGGATAGTTTGAAAAATATTAATCTTAATTATCATGAAATAGAGGCGATTATTTTTGATTTAGGAGGAGTAATTATTGATGTTAATATGAACTATCCCTACAATTTTTTTTCTCAACACAGTTCTTTAAGTGCTGATTTATTAGTCCCTAATTTAAAACAAGTTGCTTTTGCTTATGAAGTAGGGAAAATTAATGATGATGAATTTATTAATAATATGCAAAATATTCTTGATGTCAAATATTCTAAAGCAGAAATAATCAACATTTGGAATGGAATGTTAGGATATGTTCCGCAAAGGTTAGGGGCGCTTTTAGCTCAAATTAAACAGGATAAAAAAACCTTTATTCTTAGTAATACTAACCCAATTCATATCGCTGAAGTAGAGCAAAGATTTGCTCAATCGATTACTAATTATTCTTTTTCATCTCTGTTTGATAAAATTTATTATTCTTATGAAATAGGCTTACATAAACCTGATTTAGCCATATTTGAGTATGTCATTAAAGATCAAAGGTTAAAACCTAGTACTACGCTTTTTATTGATGATAATTTAGCTAATGTGGAGGGCGCCCGCCATTGTGGTTTAAAAGCTATCCACATGAATCCACCCATGTCGTTACCTGATTTATTTAGAGGTCAAATATTGCCATAAATCCCACCATAAAACACCAGCAACAGCGCCCATCACCCCTGCCCCAACTCGATTGATTAAGACACTAAAACGAGGATTAATCAAGAAAGTAATACCCCTAGCTAACCAAGCATAAACTATTTTTACACCCCCAACGGTGACAATTACAATTAAAATAATCATCAAAATATCAACAATAGAAACAGTTTGTAAATTAATAAAAGCAGGAAGAAACCCAAGATAAAAAAGAATTGCCTTTTGATCTGCTAAAGTAATAGATAAACCAGCGAAGAAACTTGCCCACAAATGCTCTTTTGAAACTTTCTTTTGATGATAAATAGTTGGCTTTAAACGCCATAATTTAATAGCTAAATAAATTAAATAAATAGCCCCAGCGCCCTTCACCACAGCAAAAAAAATCTCTCCTTCTTGCGCCAAAAAAGCGAGACCATAAATAGCAATTAAAATGAAAATAATATCTCCTGTTACTACTCCCAAACTGGTAACGGCACCGTGCCAAAAACCTAGAGTAGCAGAGCGAGTCACCACCGTAAATACACTTAAACTAGGTAAAGAAGCTAATAAAATCAACGCACCGCATAAACCTAGCACCCCTAATATTGTTAAATTCATTGATAGATAAAAAAAAGGAATATATTAGGTGAAATTAAAGTAGTTTAGTTATTGTTTTCTTTGTTTATTTTTTGATGCTCAACATAAGTACGAAGAACATTATTAATAGATGTTTGATAGCCTTTCTCTTGACATTTGAACCAATCTAAAATGTCGCTATCTAGGCGAATAGAAATAGTTTTTTTTGTGATGGGTTTGACCATTTTTGCCTTTCTCCAAAAGTTATCGTCTAATTCAGGTATATCTGAAGTATCAATCGCATCATCTGGTATGTTAGCTATTTCTTTAAGTCGCTTGGGTGAGATATTCATAGTATGTTTTCCTTTCTTTAGGTGTTGCTTTACGCGCTGAAATTATGCGAATTTTGCCATTTCTTTCAGTATGAACTACAGTAACAATGACAAAACTTTCTATGGTGCCAATACTAATTTCTCTTACTTCTCCATAATCAAATCTTTCATCAGTAATGGTAAATATGATCCCGTAAAAAATTTCTTTGGCTTCTTCAAAACTAATACCATGCTTATTGATATTTTGTTTGTTTTTGTTTTCATTCCACTCAAATTTCATTCATTGTTTATATCTTGTATAAAAACTGATTTTAACAAAAAGAATAAATTAACATCAGCCCAGCGCCCTCAACTGTTGACATTGATTAGTTATAATGTGTAAAGAAAAGTTAAGATTATGAAGAAAAATCAATGCGAGTAGCCATCGTTGGAGCTGGATTAGCTGGATTAGCCACTGCCGTTGACTTAGCGGATGCTGGATGTGAAGTAGAAATTTTTGAGTCGCGCCCTTTTGTTGGTGGAAAAGTTGGCAGTTGGCTTGACAAAGACGGTAATCATATCGAAATGGGATTACACGTTTTTTTTGGTTGCTATTACAACTTATTCGCCCTGATGGAGAAGGTGGGCGCTATTAATAACCTCCGATTAAAACAACATACTCACACCTTTATTAATGAAGGTGGTAGGATTGGAGAGTTAGACTTTCGTTTCCTTACAGGTGCGCCCTTCAACGGTTTAAAAGCATTTTTCACCACTTCCCAACTATCCACTGGCGATAAAATAGCTAATTCCCTTGCCCTCGGCACCAGCCCCATTGTGCGCGGATTGATAGATTTTGAGGGCGCTATGCGTCAAATCAGAGAGTTAGATAAAATTAGCTTCGCTGACTGGTTTCGCTCCCACGGTGGTAATCAGGGTAGCCTTGATAAAATGTGGAATCCCATTGCCTATGCGCTAGGTTTTATCGACACAGAAAATATTTCCGCACGCTGTATGTTGACTATATTCCAATTTTTTGCTGCCAAAACAGAAGCCTCTGTGTTAAGAATGTTGGAAGGCTCACCCCATGAATATTTACATAAACCTATCACTGACTATCTGGAAGCAAGAGGGGTAAAAATCCATACTCGGCGCCGTGTCAGAGAGATTCAATATCAACAAAATGGCAAAACTACCGTAACTGGTTTACTCATTGCTGACGGGAAAAATGAAGAATTAATCACCGCAGATGCTTATGTGTGTGCTTGTGATGTGCCGGGTATTCAAAGATTGATTCCCGAATCATGGCGGACCATGGCGGAGTTTGATAATATTTACAAGTTGGATGCTGTGCCTGTTGCTACGGTGCAATTACGCTTCGATGGTTGGGTAACGGAAATGCAAGACGAAGCCAAGCGCACTCAATTGCAAGAAGCGGTAGGTATTGACAATTTACTTTATACGGCTGATGCAGATTTTTCTTGTTTTTCTGATCTTGCTCTCTCTAGCCCTTCTGATTACTATAGGGAAGGAGAAGGCTCTTTATTACAGTTAGTTTTAACACCGGGCGATCCTTTTATCAAGGAAAGTAATGAAAATATCGCCCACCATGTCTTAAAACAAGTCCATCAATTATTCCCCTCTTCCCAAAAACTGAATATGACTTGGTATAGTGTTGTGAAATTAGCTCAATCTCTCTATCGGGAAGCACCGGGCATGGATGTATTTCGCCCTGCCCAAAAAACTCCCATTGATAATTTTTTCCTCGCTGGTAGTTACACCCAACAGGATTATATAGATAGTATGGAGGGCGCTACTCTTTCTGGTAAACAGGCGGCGCGCGCCGTTTTAGCTAGTAAGTAAATAAAAGTATTTCGGGCTTCTAGCCCGATATTCCCTACCCCAAGCAAAAACATATTTAAAATCAGCAACCCCAAATCCTTTTTATGGGGAAAATGTTACAGTTTCTACAGGTTCACTCATTAAGTCTAGCTGTTGCCAGACGGCTTGGAGTAATTGATTACATCCAGCGCCCGTCACCGCAGAAATTAAAAATATTTCTCCATCGTACACTGCTTGAAATTCCTTAATAATTTCCTGTTGACTATCATCATCAAGAGTATCAATCTTATTCAATGCTAACAGAGAAGGGCGCTGATCCAATCCTCGACCATAAGCCGATAATTCATCTCGAATTACTTGATAATCGGTGAGGGGCGCCTCTGAGTTAATATCCACTAAATGCAATAATAGCCTCGTGCGCTCGATGTGGCGCAAAAAATCATGCCCTAAACCAATCCCTTCGGAAGCTCCCTCAATCAAACCGGGAATATCAGCAAAAACCGTGCCATCTCCCGTTGGTTTCCTGACTACTCCTAAGTTAGGTATTAACGTAGTAAAAGGATAATCGGCTATTTTGGGGCGCGCTGAAGATACCGCCGAAATAAATGTGGACTTTCCTGCATTGGGCAACCCAATAATACCCACCTGTGCCAATAACTTTAACTCTAAACGAACTTTTTTTATTTCCCCTTCCAAACCCGGTAAAGCATATTCCGGCGCCCGATTACTGTTACTGAGAAAATGTTGATTACCTAAACCCCCTTTGCCACCTTTTGCCACCACAAAAGTTTCATTTTCCGCCACCAAATCATAAATTAACTCTTCCGTTTCCAAATCATAAACCATCGTACCGCAAGGCACTTCTAAAATACGGTCTTCTCCTCCAGCGCCCGTGCGATTATTGGGACCTCCTCGCTTCCCATCTTGCGCCTTAAATACCCTTGCATAACGAAAATCTAACAAAGTTTGTAAATTTGTCACCGCCTTTAAAATTACTGAGCCACCCTTACCACCATTACCTCCTGAAGGGCCTCCTGCCGGGACATATTTTTCACGGCGAAACGCCACTAACCCATCGCCACCATCTCCAGCGATTAATTCTACTTCTACCTGATCGATGAATTGCATTGATTCTTTATACTTCTTCTCTTAATAAAATTAATTTTAACAAAGTTTGAGTCAGTGACTATGAATTCTAAATTCTAAATTCTAAATTCGAGTTGTTCTTTGAAACAAAAAGTAGCACTTATGACAAAAAATGTTGCAAAATGTAAATAAAACTAAGCAAAAGTCAACCTTAAACCCGTGAATAACCAGCTAATCGAAACAAAACTTAATCAACAGGAGCGCAAAACAACTGTCATCGCACTAACTATTATCCTCATTGTCTCCCTTGTTATTACTGTCAGTTTTTGGCTTAACTATTCCCCTAATCCTTATGTGCAGGAAGTTTTATCTTATCAAGGTAATTTGATTCGAGGGGAAGCTATCTTTAATGTCAACTGTGCTGGTTGTCATGGTTTACAAGGTATCGGCAATGTTGGTCCTAATTTATCCCAAGTATATAAACATAAATCCGAACAAGGTATTATCAATCAAGTAATTAGTGGGCAAACTCCCCCCATGCCTAAATTTCAACCATCGGCTGAAGACATGGCAGATTTACTTTCCTATCTCAAGCAATTATAAATAAGGGCATTATTGTTCTCAAAAATGTCAATTCCTCAAACCAATAATTCATAAGGGTTGA
This genomic stretch from Cyanobacterium sp. T60_A2020_053 harbors:
- a CDS encoding LysE family translocator; amino-acid sequence: MILLASLPSLSVFTVVTRSATLGFWHGAVTSLGVVTGDIIFILIAIYGLAFLAQEGEIFFAVVKGAGAIYLIYLAIKLWRLKPTIYHQKKVSKEHLWASFFAGLSITLADQKAILFYLGFLPAFINLQTVSIVDILMIILIVIVTVGGVKIVYAWLARGITFLINPRFSVLINRVGAGVMGAVAGVLWWDLWQYLTSK
- a CDS encoding BrnT family toxin, translated to MKFEWNENKNKQNINKHGISFEEAKEIFYGIIFTITDERFDYGEVREISIGTIESFVIVTVVHTERNGKIRIISARKATPKERKTYYEYLTQAT
- the obgE gene encoding GTPase ObgE → MQFIDQVEVELIAGDGGDGLVAFRREKYVPAGGPSGGNGGKGGSVILKAVTNLQTLLDFRYARVFKAQDGKRGGPNNRTGAGGEDRILEVPCGTMVYDLETEELIYDLVAENETFVVAKGGKGGLGNQHFLSNSNRAPEYALPGLEGEIKKVRLELKLLAQVGIIGLPNAGKSTFISAVSSARPKIADYPFTTLIPNLGVVRKPTGDGTVFADIPGLIEGASEGIGLGHDFLRHIERTRLLLHLVDINSEAPLTDYQVIRDELSAYGRGLDQRPSLLALNKIDTLDDDSQQEIIKEFQAVYDGEIFLISAVTGAGCNQLLQAVWQQLDLMSEPVETVTFSP
- a CDS encoding BrnA antitoxin family protein, with product MNISPKRLKEIANIPDDAIDTSDIPELDDNFWRKAKMVKPITKKTISIRLDSDILDWFKCQEKGYQTSINNVLRTYVEHQKINKENNN
- a CDS encoding HAD family phosphatase, which encodes MDSLKNINLNYHEIEAIIFDLGGVIIDVNMNYPYNFFSQHSSLSADLLVPNLKQVAFAYEVGKINDDEFINNMQNILDVKYSKAEIINIWNGMLGYVPQRLGALLAQIKQDKKTFILSNTNPIHIAEVEQRFAQSITNYSFSSLFDKIYYSYEIGLHKPDLAIFEYVIKDQRLKPSTTLFIDDNLANVEGARHCGLKAIHMNPPMSLPDLFRGQILP
- the zds gene encoding 9,9'-di-cis-zeta-carotene desaturase; this translates as MRVAIVGAGLAGLATAVDLADAGCEVEIFESRPFVGGKVGSWLDKDGNHIEMGLHVFFGCYYNLFALMEKVGAINNLRLKQHTHTFINEGGRIGELDFRFLTGAPFNGLKAFFTTSQLSTGDKIANSLALGTSPIVRGLIDFEGAMRQIRELDKISFADWFRSHGGNQGSLDKMWNPIAYALGFIDTENISARCMLTIFQFFAAKTEASVLRMLEGSPHEYLHKPITDYLEARGVKIHTRRRVREIQYQQNGKTTVTGLLIADGKNEELITADAYVCACDVPGIQRLIPESWRTMAEFDNIYKLDAVPVATVQLRFDGWVTEMQDEAKRTQLQEAVGIDNLLYTADADFSCFSDLALSSPSDYYREGEGSLLQLVLTPGDPFIKESNENIAHHVLKQVHQLFPSSQKLNMTWYSVVKLAQSLYREAPGMDVFRPAQKTPIDNFFLAGSYTQQDYIDSMEGATLSGKQAARAVLASK
- a CDS encoding c-type cytochrome; its protein translation is MNNQLIETKLNQQERKTTVIALTIILIVSLVITVSFWLNYSPNPYVQEVLSYQGNLIRGEAIFNVNCAGCHGLQGIGNVGPNLSQVYKHKSEQGIINQVISGQTPPMPKFQPSAEDMADLLSYLKQL